From a region of the bacterium genome:
- a CDS encoding tetratricopeptide repeat protein — MTCPHCQAPSVPHARFCAQCGVRLVDVSASAGDRRVVTVLFTDVSGFTAMSEKLDPEAVTAIVNRFFEVLTEPIYRFGGVVDKYIGDAIMALFGAPIAHEDDPERALAAAWEMQQAARIFADRLEADTGIRLRVRVGLHTGLVIAGEVGGEQKRDYTVQGETVSLASRMEAHATPGAILVSEATYRLTRQAWHYAERDAVSIPGRTAAVRAFEPLGPQARDAGARRERVAFVGRGSELSLLHAACEKMMAGTPQAVWVSGEAGVGKSRLVREALARFEGVRILRARCLSYRRATSDGLIAALLEDWLGEEGLAGLEGWCRTQGAADAAREAELLGYFLGREIQSAELRQLSAQALRGLALQTLDQRLLSLEGPLVLSLSDLQWADEASRDWLVAFVRRLARAERPLRLLVLGQSRLPSDLAAFEATGLDATSLLLASLARAESDALIREFLGLGTEDEAAGCEEVLAEVAARAEGNPLYLCELLRSLVEAGALVRQANGWRLDPERRPGALPTTIQGVVAARVDRLSVTARRALQVGAVMGREFSSSLLCAVAGLPAPEAALGELTRADLIHPRARQTDLYAFNQALIQEVAYEGILLKERRLLHGRVGHRLEAEIQGQPGEKAALLALHFLRAEAWPQALRYQLAAGLFAQRRFDAPGSRAHLEEALTLRERLSYEDAPTPSASEIHAALAAAESTLGSYPVALDHLARALDGAASGTERSGIRRAEGGIHERLGRYEEAIACYQAGLADLAAGEAPERAALLGAIAYAEVGLGRFEAAIARCQTAAEGLGAEEARKDLAFCHSVTGIALGKLGRYPEALGAHRRALVLREACEDTLGVGSSCNNLFQLHYELGEFEEARRFIERAIAAFTRVGDQSRIAMGHSNLGALLLEQDELAAAEAHFREALAICRRIGFASREGGILCNLGEACSKQGRHAEAIALIADGLRALEALRNAEILGEGYRLLAEACLADAQPQAAWEAIVRGIRLVGRGKSEAQRAVFWALAGEAFLRAGRHAQANRHLQRAIHRLSMLGNRLELGRARFRLARAHQAAGCAQEAAEQAEAAAALFKALSARYDQRALSAWCHASALASPASPEEVS; from the coding sequence GTGACCTGTCCTCATTGCCAGGCGCCCAGCGTCCCCCATGCCCGTTTTTGCGCCCAGTGCGGTGTACGCCTCGTCGACGTCAGCGCCAGCGCCGGCGATCGCCGGGTGGTGACGGTGCTCTTCACCGACGTGTCGGGCTTCACCGCCATGAGCGAGAAGCTCGACCCCGAAGCCGTCACAGCCATCGTCAACCGTTTCTTCGAGGTGCTCACCGAGCCCATCTACCGCTTCGGTGGGGTGGTCGACAAGTACATCGGCGATGCGATCATGGCCCTCTTCGGGGCCCCCATCGCCCACGAGGATGACCCGGAGCGAGCGCTGGCCGCCGCCTGGGAGATGCAGCAGGCGGCACGTATCTTTGCCGACAGGCTCGAAGCCGATACCGGCATCCGCTTGCGGGTCCGGGTAGGGCTGCACACCGGCCTGGTCATTGCCGGCGAGGTCGGTGGCGAGCAAAAGCGTGACTACACGGTCCAGGGGGAGACGGTCAGCCTCGCCTCCCGGATGGAGGCCCACGCCACGCCGGGAGCGATCCTCGTCAGCGAGGCAACCTACCGTCTGACGCGGCAGGCCTGGCACTACGCGGAACGCGACGCCGTTTCGATCCCGGGCCGCACGGCCGCCGTTCGCGCCTTCGAACCCCTGGGCCCCCAGGCTCGTGACGCCGGGGCGCGGCGCGAACGGGTTGCCTTCGTGGGGCGCGGGTCCGAGCTTTCCCTCCTGCATGCGGCCTGCGAGAAGATGATGGCCGGGACGCCCCAGGCGGTCTGGGTGAGCGGCGAGGCAGGCGTCGGCAAGAGCCGCCTGGTGCGCGAGGCCCTCGCGCGCTTCGAAGGAGTCCGGATTCTGCGCGCGCGCTGCCTCTCCTACCGCCGGGCAACGAGCGACGGCCTCATCGCTGCCTTGCTCGAAGACTGGCTCGGCGAAGAGGGGCTTGCGGGTCTCGAGGGCTGGTGCCGGACGCAGGGAGCCGCCGACGCCGCGCGCGAGGCGGAATTGCTCGGGTACTTCTTGGGGCGCGAGATCCAGAGCGCCGAGCTGCGCCAGCTCTCCGCCCAGGCCCTGCGCGGCCTCGCCCTCCAGACCCTCGACCAGCGCTTGTTATCGCTCGAGGGGCCCTTGGTCCTCTCCCTGTCGGATTTGCAGTGGGCCGACGAGGCGTCGCGCGATTGGCTCGTCGCTTTCGTGCGCCGCCTGGCTCGCGCCGAGCGCCCGCTCAGACTCTTGGTCCTGGGGCAGAGCCGCTTGCCGAGCGATCTGGCCGCCTTCGAGGCGACGGGCCTCGACGCGACGTCGCTGCTCCTCGCGTCGCTCGCGCGCGCCGAGAGCGACGCGCTCATCCGGGAGTTCTTGGGCCTCGGCACCGAGGACGAGGCGGCCGGCTGCGAGGAGGTCCTCGCCGAGGTGGCCGCGCGTGCCGAGGGCAACCCGCTCTATCTGTGCGAGCTCTTGCGATCGCTGGTCGAGGCGGGGGCGCTGGTGCGGCAGGCAAATGGTTGGCGCCTGGATCCGGAGCGTCGACCGGGGGCTTTGCCGACCACCATCCAGGGGGTCGTCGCCGCGCGCGTGGATCGCCTCTCGGTCACCGCGCGCCGGGCGCTCCAGGTGGGAGCGGTGATGGGGCGGGAGTTCTCGTCTTCCCTGCTCTGCGCGGTGGCCGGCTTGCCTGCGCCCGAGGCCGCCCTCGGCGAGCTGACGCGGGCTGACCTGATCCATCCGCGTGCCAGGCAGACCGACCTCTACGCCTTCAACCAGGCGCTCATCCAAGAGGTGGCCTACGAGGGCATCCTGCTCAAGGAGCGACGCCTGTTGCATGGGCGGGTGGGCCATCGCCTGGAGGCCGAAATCCAGGGGCAGCCGGGCGAGAAGGCGGCGCTCCTGGCGCTGCACTTCCTGCGGGCCGAGGCGTGGCCTCAGGCGCTGCGCTACCAGCTGGCGGCGGGCCTGTTCGCCCAGCGCCGCTTCGATGCGCCCGGCAGCCGCGCGCACCTCGAAGAGGCCCTGACCCTGCGCGAGCGCCTCTCGTACGAGGATGCCCCGACGCCGAGCGCCAGCGAGATCCACGCGGCCCTGGCGGCCGCCGAGAGCACGCTTGGCTCCTACCCCGTCGCGCTGGACCACCTGGCGCGGGCCCTCGACGGAGCCGCCTCGGGCACCGAGCGCTCGGGCATTCGGCGCGCCGAAGGCGGGATCCACGAGCGGCTCGGCCGTTACGAGGAGGCCATCGCCTGCTACCAGGCGGGGCTTGCCGACTTGGCGGCAGGCGAGGCGCCCGAGCGTGCCGCCCTCCTGGGGGCGATCGCCTACGCCGAGGTCGGTCTCGGTCGCTTCGAGGCGGCGATCGCACGCTGTCAGACGGCGGCCGAGGGCCTGGGCGCCGAGGAGGCGCGCAAGGATCTGGCCTTCTGCCACTCGGTGACGGGCATCGCCCTGGGCAAGCTGGGGCGCTACCCGGAGGCCCTCGGCGCCCACCGGCGGGCGCTTGTGCTGCGCGAGGCCTGCGAGGACACCCTCGGGGTCGGCTCGTCCTGCAACAACCTCTTCCAGCTCCACTACGAGCTCGGCGAGTTCGAGGAGGCCCGTCGCTTCATCGAGCGAGCCATCGCGGCCTTCACCCGGGTGGGCGACCAGAGCCGCATCGCCATGGGCCACAGCAACCTGGGCGCCCTGCTCCTGGAGCAGGACGAGCTGGCGGCCGCCGAGGCGCACTTCCGCGAGGCCCTGGCCATCTGCCGCCGCATCGGCTTCGCCTCGCGCGAGGGCGGGATCCTCTGCAACCTGGGCGAGGCCTGCTCCAAGCAGGGGCGCCACGCCGAGGCGATCGCCCTCATCGCGGACGGCCTGCGTGCCCTCGAAGCCCTGCGCAACGCCGAGATCCTGGGTGAGGGCTACCGCTTGCTCGCAGAGGCTTGCCTCGCCGACGCGCAGCCCCAGGCCGCCTGGGAGGCCATCGTGCGCGGCATCCGGCTGGTGGGGCGCGGCAAGAGCGAGGCGCAGCGGGCCGTCTTCTGGGCGCTCGCCGGGGAGGCCTTCTTGCGAGCGGGGCGTCATGCGCAGGCGAACAGGCATCTTCAGCGGGCCATCCACCGCCTCTCGATGCTCGGCAATCGGCTGGAGCTCGGCCGTGCCCGCTTCCGTCTCGCGCGTGCCCACCAAGCGGCCGGTTGCGCCCAAGAAGCGGCCGAGCAGGCTGAAGCCGCCGCTGCGCTTTTCAAAGCGCTGAGTGCCCGCTATGATCAAAGGGCCCTGTCGGCGTGGTGTCATGCCAGTGCGCTCGCCTCGCCCGCGTCCCCCGAGGAGGTTTCATGA
- the polX gene encoding DNA polymerase/3'-5' exonuclease PolX, with the protein MDKKTVAHTLEAIATLMELKGENPFKVRAFSGGARLLETTDLDLSGLVAEGKLTSVKGIGAGLAEVIGEMVKTGASSVHAELMASTPAGLVEMLGIPNLGPKKIKAIHEGLGVASVGELEYACNENRLVSLKGFGAKTQDKILAGIRLFKQNLGRFLYADVIETAEGLLSAVSNHPSVQRAAIAGSLRRCKETVKDVDLVASSDDPASVMAAFVALPRVVEVIGHGTTKSSVRLDNGLSVDLRVVSDEQYPFTLHHFTGSKEHNTLLRQRAQDRGLKLNEYGLWRGDELIPCRDEAELFAKLDLAYVPPELREGLNEVTLAEAGPLPELVTLDDLQGVFHVHTTYSDGGASVEAMARAAQALGYRYLGISDHSEAAVYAQGLTRDRIREQHAEIDKVNAELSGITLLKGIEADILADGSLDYDDETLSSFDFVIASVHSRFGLDEQAMTARVVKALSNPHVTMLGHMTGRLLLGREPYALDLEQVFKAAAEHGVVIELNANPHRLDIDWRHLRRALELGVTIAINPDAHSIDGLQDTRFGVGIARKGGVQPAQVLNCLTLEALRDRLAARRAGALVS; encoded by the coding sequence ATGGACAAGAAGACCGTCGCCCACACCCTCGAAGCGATCGCCACCCTCATGGAGCTGAAGGGCGAGAACCCCTTCAAGGTCCGCGCCTTCTCCGGCGGCGCTCGCCTGCTCGAAACCACCGACCTGGACCTCTCGGGCCTCGTCGCCGAGGGCAAGCTGACCTCCGTCAAGGGGATCGGCGCGGGGCTCGCCGAGGTGATCGGCGAGATGGTCAAGACCGGCGCCTCCTCGGTCCATGCCGAGCTGATGGCTTCGACCCCCGCGGGGCTCGTCGAGATGCTCGGCATCCCCAACCTCGGCCCCAAGAAGATCAAGGCCATCCACGAAGGCCTGGGCGTCGCCTCGGTCGGCGAGCTGGAGTACGCCTGCAACGAGAACCGGTTGGTCTCGCTCAAGGGCTTTGGGGCCAAGACCCAGGACAAGATCCTCGCGGGCATCCGCCTCTTCAAGCAGAACCTCGGGCGCTTCCTGTACGCCGACGTCATCGAGACGGCCGAAGGGCTGCTCTCGGCCGTCTCGAATCATCCGAGCGTCCAGCGCGCCGCGATCGCAGGCTCCTTGCGCCGCTGCAAGGAGACGGTCAAGGACGTGGACCTGGTGGCGTCGAGCGACGACCCCGCGAGCGTCATGGCCGCCTTCGTCGCCCTGCCCCGGGTCGTCGAGGTCATCGGGCACGGCACGACCAAGAGCTCGGTGCGTCTCGACAACGGCCTCTCGGTGGACCTGCGGGTGGTGAGCGACGAACAGTACCCCTTCACCCTGCATCACTTCACCGGCAGCAAGGAGCACAACACCCTTCTGCGCCAGCGCGCGCAGGATCGCGGCCTCAAGCTCAACGAGTACGGCCTGTGGCGCGGCGACGAGCTGATCCCCTGCCGTGACGAAGCCGAGCTCTTCGCCAAGCTGGATCTCGCCTACGTGCCGCCCGAGCTGCGCGAGGGGCTCAACGAGGTCACCCTGGCCGAGGCGGGCCCCCTGCCCGAGCTGGTCACGCTCGACGATCTCCAGGGCGTCTTCCACGTCCACACCACCTACTCGGACGGCGGCGCGAGCGTCGAGGCCATGGCCCGCGCGGCCCAGGCCCTCGGCTACCGCTACCTCGGCATCTCGGACCACTCGGAGGCCGCGGTCTACGCCCAGGGCCTGACCCGCGATCGCATCCGCGAGCAACACGCCGAGATCGACAAGGTCAACGCCGAGCTTTCGGGCATCACCCTGCTCAAGGGAATCGAGGCCGACATCCTCGCGGACGGCAGCCTCGACTACGACGACGAGACCCTCTCGAGCTTCGACTTCGTCATCGCGAGCGTCCACTCCCGCTTCGGGCTCGACGAGCAGGCCATGACCGCGCGAGTGGTCAAGGCCCTCTCCAACCCCCACGTCACCATGCTGGGGCACATGACGGGCCGCCTCCTCCTGGGCCGCGAGCCCTACGCCCTCGACTTGGAGCAGGTTTTCAAGGCCGCCGCCGAGCACGGGGTGGTCATCGAGCTCAACGCCAACCCCCACCGCCTCGACATCGACTGGCGGCACCTCCGGCGCGCCCTGGAGCTCGGGGTCACCATCGCCATCAACCCGGACGCCCACTCCATCGACGGCCTGCAGGACACCCGCTTCGGGGTGGGGATCGCCCGCAAGGGCGGCGTCCAGCCCGCCCAGGTGCTCAACTGCCTGACGCTCGAAGCCCTGCGCGATCGCCTCGCCGCGCGCCGCGCCGGGGCCCTGGTTTCCTGA
- a CDS encoding GNAT family N-acetyltransferase, whose translation MAEHLAFKELKPWDARALQALYATVPDYFALFGGLGTDEAKKALKDAPGVGESHHVWGIYQGEALIGHLDFLLGHPDASTAYLGLLLIRGDLHGQGLGRKAFSQWLEWVAAGPFERVKLGIVAGNVQAFSFWKACGLTDTGERKTLAINGVDCQVHLRELRF comes from the coding sequence ATGGCCGAGCACCTGGCGTTCAAGGAGCTAAAGCCTTGGGACGCGCGCGCCCTGCAGGCCCTCTACGCCACCGTGCCCGACTACTTCGCCCTCTTCGGGGGGCTGGGCACCGACGAGGCGAAGAAGGCCCTCAAGGACGCGCCGGGGGTCGGCGAGTCGCACCACGTCTGGGGCATCTACCAGGGGGAAGCGCTCATCGGGCACCTGGACTTCCTGCTGGGGCACCCCGACGCCTCGACCGCCTATCTGGGCCTGCTCCTCATCCGGGGGGACCTGCACGGGCAGGGGCTCGGGCGCAAGGCGTTCTCCCAGTGGCTCGAATGGGTGGCCGCGGGCCCCTTCGAGCGGGTCAAGCTAGGAATCGTGGCGGGCAACGTCCAGGCCTTCTCCTTCTGGAAAGCTTGCGGCCTGACGGACACCGGCGAGCGCAAGACGCTCGCCATCAACGGGGTGGACTGCCAGGTCCACCTCCGCGAGCTGCGCTTTTAA
- a CDS encoding alpha-amylase, with translation MRKRFGKALLAGAILLSGCGMTPFRAGAEDQGVRAQSLSGTPDWAKNAVIYQIFPERFANGDRANDPKGSEPWGATPTYDNFMGGDLDGVTQKLPYLKELGVNALYFNPIFASSSNHKYNTRDYMHVDPAFGGDAAFARMLKAAHGLGMKVMLDGVFNHTGDDSPLFQDAKEKGEKSPYWNWYTIWGFPVTTTPKPNYNAWWGFGTLPQLRAASNPEVQKYLFSVEEHWLRQGIDGWRLDVPNEIDSDDFWRTFRKKARAINPNAYIVGEIWEDADRWLQGDQFDSVMNYVWRKHMLDFFAHGTMNVDHFDWGLETLRKKYAPEITGAMFNILGSHDVPRFLTEAGGDVNKLKLAVLFQMTYPGAPVVYYGDEIGMQGGKDPDNRRAFEWNAGKQNRDLLGFYKQLIALRNATPALRTGAFRSIRRHNDLGLFGYVRELGKDKVAVMLNNSTDTREWSLDVSSAFADGAKLSDPLTGRSYTVQQGHVPLKLAPRQGIILMPATARR, from the coding sequence ATGCGCAAGCGGTTCGGGAAGGCCTTGCTCGCAGGGGCGATCCTGCTGTCGGGGTGCGGCATGACCCCCTTCCGTGCTGGGGCCGAGGACCAGGGCGTGCGCGCCCAGAGCCTCTCGGGGACGCCCGACTGGGCCAAGAATGCCGTCATCTACCAGATCTTCCCCGAGCGCTTCGCCAACGGCGATCGCGCGAACGACCCGAAGGGAAGCGAGCCCTGGGGCGCGACGCCGACCTACGACAACTTCATGGGCGGCGACCTGGACGGGGTGACCCAGAAGCTCCCTTACCTCAAGGAGCTGGGCGTCAACGCCCTGTACTTCAATCCGATCTTCGCGAGCAGCAGCAACCACAAGTACAACACCCGGGACTACATGCACGTGGATCCGGCTTTCGGCGGTGACGCGGCCTTCGCGCGCATGCTCAAGGCCGCTCACGGTCTCGGCATGAAGGTGATGCTGGATGGGGTCTTCAACCACACGGGCGATGACAGCCCGCTCTTCCAGGACGCCAAGGAGAAGGGCGAGAAGTCGCCTTACTGGAACTGGTACACCATCTGGGGCTTCCCCGTCACCACCACGCCCAAGCCCAACTACAACGCCTGGTGGGGCTTCGGCACCCTGCCCCAGCTGCGCGCCGCGAGCAACCCCGAGGTCCAGAAGTACCTCTTCTCGGTCGAGGAGCACTGGCTGAGGCAGGGCATCGACGGCTGGCGCCTGGACGTGCCCAACGAGATCGACAGCGACGACTTCTGGCGCACCTTCCGCAAGAAGGCGCGGGCCATCAACCCCAACGCCTACATCGTGGGCGAGATCTGGGAGGACGCCGATCGCTGGCTGCAGGGCGACCAGTTCGACAGCGTCATGAACTACGTCTGGCGCAAGCACATGCTCGACTTCTTCGCGCATGGCACCATGAACGTGGACCACTTCGACTGGGGCCTCGAAACGCTGCGCAAGAAGTACGCCCCCGAGATCACCGGCGCCATGTTCAACATCCTGGGCTCGCACGACGTCCCGCGCTTCTTGACCGAGGCGGGCGGCGACGTGAACAAGCTCAAGCTCGCGGTCCTCTTCCAGATGACCTACCCCGGCGCGCCCGTCGTCTACTACGGCGACGAGATCGGCATGCAGGGCGGCAAGGACCCGGACAACCGCCGCGCCTTCGAGTGGAACGCCGGCAAGCAGAACCGAGATCTCTTGGGCTTCTACAAGCAGCTCATCGCCCTGCGCAACGCCACGCCCGCCCTGCGCACCGGCGCCTTCCGCTCGATCCGCCGCCACAACGATCTTGGCCTCTTCGGCTACGTCCGCGAGCTGGGCAAGGACAAGGTGGCGGTGATGCTCAACAACAGCACCGACACGCGCGAGTGGTCGCTCGACGTCAGTTCGGCCTTCGCCGACGGGGCCAAGCTGAGCGACCCGCTGACCGGACGGAGCTACACGGTCCAGCAGGGCCACGTGCCCCTCAAGCTCGCCCCCAGGCAGGGCATCATCCTGATGCCGGCCACGGCGCGCCGCTGA
- a CDS encoding DUF4932 domain-containing protein, with protein sequence MKSRPWAAAALAAMFVLPIAPALAQEAVPVPLPDPSGIELRAPGSEATAIEVRVEPQIELVTALIALGAWGKENAEVAPSAYALDVQQTFARHAAHPAVEAVSAYLKAEPAGLRPLLRLALTLDSTLSGASPIPSGLALSLGGSEAAGTLSAHLRQFAADSGFMAFYTARRPAYAKLEAKVAQAVAKADPKSRVEGFYGVTYPRFTVLLAPMAPRDASGEALLAQTGEDGPLVVLRPEGVTKDKLPDFKVEASDFGRSLAHAFGHAILPGLLAVHARDLALSKELMTPVTDDMKAAGCLDWPEAVAEHLLRAVDARFQQADGDVKQAQVALRTNERTGFAYVREIFTQLANYEANRATYPNLGAFLPQTTAKLAYLKDMGAADDVAKRYRSFQGPIPRANDRRFLPATVLVAPTPADAKVRAATQASLQETKAFFRKRFGQDVAIVTPEQAATLDPAKVSFVVFGTPWSNPFLAALLKYIPLKVTKDTIQLGDKQFVGKNLRLITAFSNPYNPNLPMRIVTSSEDAGIPGLFGMNVGPYDYALFHGESPMAQGDFVYDLKGKWNLR encoded by the coding sequence ATGAAGTCCCGGCCCTGGGCGGCCGCCGCGTTGGCCGCCATGTTCGTCCTGCCCATCGCCCCTGCCCTCGCCCAGGAGGCCGTTCCCGTGCCTCTGCCAGATCCCTCGGGGATCGAGCTGCGCGCGCCGGGAAGCGAAGCGACCGCGATCGAGGTCCGGGTCGAGCCCCAGATCGAGCTCGTCACGGCCCTCATCGCGCTGGGCGCCTGGGGCAAGGAGAACGCGGAGGTCGCCCCCTCGGCCTACGCCCTCGACGTGCAGCAGACCTTCGCCCGCCATGCCGCGCATCCGGCGGTCGAGGCCGTCAGCGCCTACCTCAAGGCCGAGCCGGCGGGGCTACGCCCCTTGCTGCGCCTTGCGCTGACCCTCGACTCCACCCTCTCGGGCGCGAGCCCCATCCCCTCCGGGCTGGCCCTTTCGCTCGGCGGCAGTGAGGCTGCCGGCACCCTGAGTGCTCACCTGCGCCAGTTCGCAGCCGATTCGGGCTTCATGGCCTTCTACACTGCGCGCCGCCCCGCCTACGCCAAGCTGGAGGCGAAGGTCGCCCAGGCGGTGGCCAAGGCCGACCCCAAGAGCCGGGTCGAAGGCTTCTACGGCGTGACCTACCCCCGTTTCACCGTCCTCCTCGCCCCGATGGCTCCGCGCGATGCCTCGGGCGAGGCGCTGCTCGCCCAGACCGGCGAGGACGGCCCCCTTGTCGTGCTGCGGCCCGAGGGGGTGACCAAGGACAAGCTGCCTGACTTCAAGGTGGAGGCCTCGGACTTCGGACGCAGCCTCGCGCACGCCTTCGGCCATGCGATCCTGCCTGGCCTGCTCGCCGTTCACGCCCGCGACCTGGCGCTCAGCAAGGAGCTCATGACGCCCGTGACCGACGACATGAAGGCCGCCGGCTGCCTCGACTGGCCCGAGGCGGTGGCCGAGCACCTGCTGCGTGCGGTGGACGCGCGCTTCCAGCAGGCGGACGGCGACGTGAAGCAGGCCCAGGTCGCCCTGCGGACCAACGAGCGCACGGGCTTCGCCTACGTGCGCGAGATTTTCACCCAGCTGGCGAACTACGAGGCCAACCGCGCGACCTATCCCAACCTGGGAGCCTTCCTGCCGCAGACCACCGCCAAGCTCGCCTACCTCAAGGACATGGGAGCGGCCGACGACGTGGCCAAGCGCTACCGCTCGTTCCAGGGGCCGATCCCGCGTGCCAACGACCGTCGCTTCCTGCCCGCCACGGTGCTGGTGGCGCCGACCCCCGCCGATGCCAAGGTACGCGCGGCGACCCAAGCGTCGCTCCAGGAGACCAAGGCTTTCTTCCGCAAGCGCTTCGGCCAGGACGTGGCGATCGTGACCCCCGAGCAGGCCGCGACCCTGGATCCCGCCAAGGTCTCCTTCGTGGTCTTCGGAACCCCCTGGTCCAACCCCTTCTTGGCGGCTTTGCTTAAGTACATCCCCCTCAAGGTCACGAAGGATACGATCCAGCTGGGCGACAAGCAGTTCGTGGGCAAGAACCTGCGCCTGATCACTGCCTTCTCGAACCCCTACAATCCGAACCTGCCCATGCGGATCGTCACCAGCAGCGAGGATGCGGGGATTCCCGGCCTCTTCGGCATGAACGTGGGTCCCTACGACTACGCCCTCTTCCACGGGGAATCCCCCATGGCCCAGGGGGACTTCGTTTACGATCTCAAGGGGAAGTGGAACCTCCGCTAG
- the eda gene encoding bifunctional 4-hydroxy-2-oxoglutarate aldolase/2-dehydro-3-deoxy-phosphogluconate aldolase: protein MRQRLLASIERTRLFGVIRAKDATEAVWAAQAAIEGGLELLEITLTTPGALDAIRTLSESGALVGAGTVLTRDDAHAAIKAGAAFVVSPHTDAAVVAACREAGVWVAPGAATPTELLAAHRLGADCVKVFPAEALGGPRYLKLVRDPLPFLPLMPTGGVDASNLAAYLAAGAVAAGVATCLFDREAVARRDAGELARRAAELLAIARS, encoded by the coding sequence GTGCGCCAGCGCCTCCTCGCCTCGATCGAACGTACCCGCCTCTTCGGCGTGATCCGCGCCAAGGACGCCACCGAAGCCGTCTGGGCCGCCCAGGCGGCCATTGAAGGCGGTCTCGAACTGCTCGAGATCACCCTGACCACGCCGGGGGCCCTCGACGCCATCCGGACCCTTTCCGAAAGCGGCGCCCTGGTCGGGGCGGGCACGGTGCTCACGCGCGACGACGCGCACGCAGCCATCAAGGCGGGCGCCGCCTTCGTGGTCTCGCCCCACACCGACGCGGCCGTCGTCGCGGCCTGCCGTGAGGCCGGTGTCTGGGTAGCCCCGGGGGCCGCCACCCCCACCGAGTTGCTCGCCGCCCACCGCCTGGGGGCCGACTGCGTCAAGGTCTTCCCCGCCGAGGCGCTCGGCGGGCCGCGCTACCTGAAGCTGGTGCGGGACCCCTTGCCCTTCTTGCCCCTGATGCCGACCGGTGGGGTGGATGCGAGCAACCTCGCTGCTTACCTGGCTGCGGGGGCCGTGGCCGCGGGCGTGGCCACCTGCCTCTTCGACCGCGAGGCCGTCGCGCGCCGCGATGCCGGCGAGCTGGCGCGTCGCGCCGCCGAACTGCTTGCGATTGCTCGCTCCTGA
- a CDS encoding MBL fold metallo-hydrolase: protein MQLGKIRLRWLSDGEFKLDGGAMFGVVPKTLWTKRYPCDEHNYIRLALNTLLIETPDATIVVDTGYGNKLTPKQQSIFQLKQPPTLRESLEAAGVDPAKVDYVLYSHMHHDHAAGGTYRDEAGEIKPTFPNAKHVMQRAEWEEALSPNIRSAHAYWPENWQVIEAAGLIDPADGEREIVPGVKVVLTGGHTKGHQAILIESEGQTALHLGDLLPTHAHLNPLWVMAYDDYPMDSITAKAHWIGRAKAEGWWLTFYHDPEILAGVWDEAGNLVQRVNAEEAMVRA from the coding sequence ATGCAACTCGGCAAGATTCGGCTCCGCTGGCTCAGCGACGGCGAGTTCAAGCTCGACGGCGGCGCCATGTTCGGGGTCGTCCCCAAGACCCTCTGGACCAAGCGCTATCCCTGCGACGAGCACAACTACATCCGGCTCGCGCTCAACACCCTGCTGATCGAGACCCCCGACGCCACCATCGTGGTGGACACCGGCTACGGCAACAAGCTCACCCCCAAGCAGCAGAGCATCTTCCAGCTCAAGCAGCCCCCCACCCTCCGCGAGAGCCTCGAAGCCGCGGGAGTGGATCCGGCCAAGGTGGACTACGTCCTCTACTCGCACATGCACCACGACCACGCCGCGGGCGGCACCTACCGGGACGAGGCGGGCGAGATCAAACCCACCTTCCCCAACGCCAAGCACGTCATGCAGCGCGCCGAGTGGGAGGAGGCCCTTTCCCCCAACATCCGCTCGGCTCACGCCTACTGGCCCGAGAACTGGCAGGTCATCGAGGCCGCCGGCCTCATCGACCCCGCGGACGGCGAGCGCGAGATCGTGCCGGGGGTGAAGGTGGTCCTCACGGGCGGCCACACCAAGGGCCACCAGGCCATCCTGATCGAGTCCGAGGGCCAGACCGCTCTGCACCTGGGCGATTTGCTGCCCACCCACGCTCATCTCAACCCCCTGTGGGTGATGGCCTACGACGACTACCCCATGGACTCGATCACCGCCAAGGCCCACTGGATCGGCCGCGCCAAGGCCGAGGGCTGGTGGCTGACCTTCTACCACGACCCCGAGATCC